DNA from Nitrospina gracilis Nb-211:
CTATAACGGCGGGATATATCGAAATTGCGTGAAATTTTCGATATATTTTTTGTGATGTTTTCATCCAGGGTTCTTACAAGCAATGCCGTTGGCAAGGCCGTTCTGCTGGCCTGGTTCACCATCGGTTTCAACCTGCTCGAAGGGGTGGTGGCGGTGGCGTTTGGCGTGGAGGAACACTCCTTCGCTTTGCTTGGATTCGGCCTCGACAGCTTCATCGAAGTGTTTTCCGCAACGCTGGTTCTGTGGCGGTTCAAAGGCGAGCAGGGACTGGATGCGGAGCTTTCCCTGAACAAAGAACGCCGTGCCACCTTCGGCATCGGCATCCTGTTTTTGCTTCTTGGGGCGGGGACGATTCTCGCCTCCGCTTTCCAGTGGGTGGCGCAGGCGCGTCCTTCAACCACCCTTCCCGGATTCGTCATCGCCGTCGTCAGCCTGAGTTTCATGTTCTATTTAT
Protein-coding regions in this window:
- a CDS encoding cation transporter — its product is MFSSRVLTSNAVGKAVLLAWFTIGFNLLEGVVAVAFGVEEHSFALLGFGLDSFIEVFSATLVLWRFKGEQGLDAELSLNKERRATFGIGILFLLLGAGTILASAFQWVAQARPSTTLPGFVIAVVSLSFMFYLWRAKVRVARELDSATMMKDARCSLACIQLSAVLFAGSLLFLLSPVLWWADSLSAIVIGGLIVHEGVDTIRATCRDDFSGGCGCG